A stretch of Brevundimonas naejangsanensis DNA encodes these proteins:
- a CDS encoding TonB family protein — MILPTKLGFALSALVIASGVVALPPAPSAQEADQALPPPRWSVPPQASVDDFPEAALQADVSGAAVVACDAAPDGRPVNCEVRSETPQGMGFGPAALGIVQRGRVVVSDDGADAASRRFAVRVPFNLAPEPPPQEPARTLANIESRWLTPPRPTASDYPQRAVDRGLSGGAAVRCEVALSGKPTNCVVIGEVPRGSGFGEAAVKIVLRGRLDPATIKPEEVGSTFVVTVPFSIH; from the coding sequence ATGATCTTGCCCACCAAGCTTGGCTTCGCTTTGAGCGCGCTGGTGATCGCATCAGGCGTCGTCGCCCTGCCCCCGGCGCCTTCGGCCCAGGAGGCCGATCAGGCCTTGCCGCCCCCGCGCTGGAGCGTGCCGCCGCAGGCCTCGGTCGATGACTTCCCTGAAGCAGCCCTGCAGGCGGACGTCAGCGGCGCCGCCGTGGTCGCCTGCGACGCCGCGCCGGACGGCCGGCCGGTCAACTGCGAAGTCCGTTCCGAAACGCCGCAGGGCATGGGTTTCGGTCCGGCCGCCCTCGGCATCGTGCAGCGCGGGCGCGTGGTGGTCAGCGATGACGGCGCTGACGCAGCCTCTCGCCGCTTCGCCGTCCGCGTGCCGTTCAATCTCGCCCCCGAACCGCCCCCGCAGGAACCGGCCCGGACGTTGGCCAACATTGAATCCCGATGGCTGACGCCGCCTCGCCCCACAGCGTCTGACTATCCGCAAAGGGCGGTCGATCGCGGCCTTTCCGGCGGCGCCGCCGTCCGTTGCGAAGTGGCGCTCTCAGGCAAGCCGACCAATTGCGTCGTGATCGGCGAGGTTCCTCGCGGCAGCGGATTCGGCGAGGCGGCCGTCAAAATCGTCCTTCGCGGACGGCTGGACCCCGCCACGATCAAGCCGGAAGAGGTCGGATCAACCTTCGTCGTCACCGTGCCCTTCAGCATCCACTGA
- the queF gene encoding preQ(1) synthase, with the protein MTHYTDSLSQLGAQTAAPTNPQEAVLERVPNPHADTLYVARFTAPEFTSLCPVTNQPDFAHLVIDYVPGDWLVESKSLKLYLTSFRNHGAFHEDCTVAIGKRLAELLQPKWLRIGGYWYPRGGIPIDVFWQTGAPLEGVWLPDQGVAGYRGRG; encoded by the coding sequence ATGACGCACTATACCGACAGCCTCAGCCAGCTCGGCGCCCAGACCGCCGCCCCGACGAACCCGCAAGAAGCGGTGCTGGAGCGCGTGCCCAATCCGCACGCCGACACGCTTTATGTGGCGCGCTTCACCGCGCCGGAGTTCACCAGCCTGTGCCCGGTGACGAACCAGCCCGACTTCGCCCACCTCGTCATCGACTATGTGCCGGGCGACTGGCTGGTCGAGAGCAAGAGCCTGAAGCTGTACCTGACCAGCTTCCGCAACCACGGCGCCTTCCACGAGGACTGCACCGTCGCCATCGGCAAGCGCCTGGCCGAGCTGCTGCAACCGAAATGGCTGCGCATCGGCGGCTACTGGTATCCGCGCGGCGGCATCCCCATCGACGTCTTCTGGCAGACGGGCGCGCCGCTGGAGGGCGTATGGCTGCCCGATCAGGGCGTGGCGGGGTATCGCGGGCGGGGGTGA
- a CDS encoding DUF817 domain-containing protein, with amino-acid sequence MTSSPRLPLEAWGRRLMTRAETWADRSRLRRYAYEFLWFGLKQGWACLFGGAMLALILGTFLFWPDQAPLARYDFLVLGALGIQAAMLAFRLESWEEARVIFLFHVAGTIMELFKTYHGSWIYPEESVLRIGAVPLFSGFMYAAVGSYIARVQRIFHIRVRNYPPLWTTWVLAAAIYVNFFAHHWLPDIRLALFAATGLLFTRGWFWFTADRTRRSMPLLLGYGLVALFIWIAENLATFGRAWVYPGQGDGWEMVSLHKLGAWFLLMIISVVLVSIVHRPEEELKG; translated from the coding sequence ATGACCTCATCCCCCCGCCTGCCGCTCGAAGCCTGGGGCCGTCGCCTGATGACGCGCGCCGAGACGTGGGCGGACCGCTCGCGGCTTCGCCGTTACGCCTATGAGTTCCTGTGGTTCGGGCTGAAGCAGGGGTGGGCGTGTCTGTTCGGCGGGGCGATGCTGGCGCTGATCCTGGGGACGTTTCTGTTCTGGCCCGATCAGGCGCCGCTGGCGCGCTATGACTTCCTGGTGCTGGGGGCGCTGGGGATACAGGCGGCGATGCTGGCCTTCCGGCTGGAGAGCTGGGAGGAGGCGCGGGTCATCTTCCTGTTCCATGTCGCCGGGACGATCATGGAGCTGTTCAAGACCTATCACGGGTCGTGGATCTACCCGGAAGAGTCGGTGCTGAGGATCGGCGCCGTGCCGCTGTTCTCGGGCTTCATGTATGCGGCGGTGGGCAGCTACATCGCGCGGGTGCAGCGCATCTTCCATATCCGGGTGCGGAACTATCCGCCGCTGTGGACGACGTGGGTGTTGGCGGCGGCGATCTACGTCAACTTCTTCGCCCATCACTGGCTGCCGGACATCCGGCTGGCGCTGTTCGCGGCGACGGGGCTGCTGTTCACGCGGGGGTGGTTCTGGTTCACCGCCGACCGGACGCGGCGGTCGATGCCGCTGCTGCTGGGCTATGGGCTGGTGGCGCTGTTCATCTGGATCGCCGAGAACCTGGCCACCTTCGGGCGGGCCTGGGTCTATCCGGGGCAGGGCGACGGCTGGGAGATGGTCAGCCTGCACAAGCTGGGGGCGTGGTTCCTGCTGATGATCATCTCGGTGGTGCTGGTGTCGATCGTGCACCGGCCGGAGGAGGAGCTGAAGGGTTGA
- a CDS encoding DUF302 domain-containing protein: MTYHFSKTLNLPFETALAATREALGQEGFGVITEIDIRATFKAKLGEEFRAYTILGACNPKLAFEALRLEDKVGAMLPCNVVVQDAGGGRTEVSAIDPVASMQAIDNPALKDKAALVADKLKAAIDRL; encoded by the coding sequence GTGACCTATCATTTCAGCAAGACGCTGAACCTGCCCTTTGAAACGGCGCTGGCCGCGACGCGCGAGGCCCTGGGCCAGGAGGGGTTCGGCGTCATCACCGAGATCGACATCCGCGCGACCTTCAAGGCCAAGCTGGGGGAGGAATTCCGCGCCTATACGATCCTGGGGGCCTGCAATCCGAAGCTGGCCTTCGAGGCGCTGCGGCTGGAAGACAAGGTCGGCGCCATGCTGCCGTGCAACGTCGTGGTGCAGGACGCCGGCGGCGGGCGCACCGAGGTCTCGGCCATCGATCCCGTGGCCTCGATGCAGGCGATCGACAATCCCGCGCTCAAGGACAAGGCCGCCCTGGTCGCCGACAAGCTGAAGGCCGCCATCGACCGGCTCTGA
- a CDS encoding nitroreductase family protein, whose amino-acid sequence MTHDDLATALPLPVRSDELLARLATRRSASAQLLAAPGPSEAEIDQILHLGARTPDHGKLFPWRFVVLGPQSRAELAEALAALAESQERVAKDLAVLAKLANPPLTILVVSTPIPDHKVPVWEQQLSAGAVCMNLEHAANALGYSASWITDWYAYDPAAVALFGVEDGETIAGFIHVGTLAEPSLERPRPVMAHKVTRRP is encoded by the coding sequence ATGACCCACGATGATCTCGCGACCGCCCTGCCCCTGCCCGTCCGTTCCGATGAGCTGCTGGCGCGCCTGGCGACGCGCCGCTCCGCCTCGGCCCAGCTGCTGGCCGCGCCCGGCCCGTCCGAGGCCGAAATCGACCAGATCCTGCATCTGGGCGCCCGCACGCCCGACCACGGCAAGCTCTTCCCCTGGCGCTTCGTTGTCCTGGGCCCCCAGAGCCGCGCCGAACTGGCCGAGGCTCTCGCCGCCCTGGCCGAGTCCCAGGAGCGCGTCGCCAAGGACCTGGCCGTCCTGGCCAAGCTGGCCAATCCGCCCCTGACCATCCTGGTCGTCTCGACGCCGATCCCGGACCACAAGGTCCCGGTGTGGGAGCAGCAGCTGTCCGCCGGCGCCGTCTGCATGAACCTGGAGCACGCGGCGAACGCGCTCGGCTATTCGGCCAGCTGGATCACCGACTGGTACGCCTACGACCCCGCCGCCGTCGCCCTGTTCGGCGTCGAGGACGGCGAGACCATCGCCGGCTTCATCCACGTCGGCACCCTGGCCGAACCCTCGCTGGAGCGCCCCCGCCCGGTCATGGCGCACAAGGTGACGCGGCGGCCCTGA
- a CDS encoding NUDIX domain-containing protein has protein sequence MSKIPDITPRWAEHLPETPRWRSFGESVLVETPWMRVTRHPVQAPTGMEADYVVMRPRNVGTGVLPLHDDGTVDLVGQHRFTLMRYSWEMPEGGAPEGEDPFEAVQRELAEEAGLKAAYWRAALDMDLSNSITDERAMAWVAWGLTPAPTDPDPTEVIVSVRVPFRDLLAEIERGAVRDAMTVATAYKAYHMAREGDLPAALAQAMLGA, from the coding sequence ATGAGCAAGATACCGGACATCACCCCGCGCTGGGCCGAACACCTGCCCGAGACGCCGCGCTGGCGCAGCTTCGGCGAGAGCGTTCTGGTCGAGACCCCGTGGATGCGGGTGACGCGCCACCCGGTCCAGGCGCCGACGGGGATGGAGGCCGACTATGTGGTCATGCGGCCGCGGAACGTGGGGACGGGCGTCCTGCCGCTGCACGACGACGGGACGGTGGATCTGGTCGGGCAGCACCGCTTCACCCTGATGCGCTATTCCTGGGAGATGCCCGAGGGCGGGGCGCCGGAGGGGGAGGACCCCTTCGAGGCCGTGCAGCGCGAACTGGCCGAGGAGGCGGGGCTGAAGGCGGCGTACTGGCGCGCGGCGCTGGACATGGACCTGTCCAACTCCATCACCGACGAGCGGGCCATGGCCTGGGTGGCCTGGGGGCTGACGCCCGCGCCGACCGACCCGGACCCGACCGAGGTGATCGTCTCGGTCCGCGTGCCCTTCCGCGACCTGCTGGCCGAGATCGAGCGCGGCGCCGTGCGCGACGCCATGACGGTGGCGACGGCCTACAAGGCTTACCATATGGCCCGTGAGGGCGACCTGCCCGCCGCGCTGGCGCAGGCGATGCTGGGCGCGTAG
- the cysE gene encoding serine O-acetyltransferase: MAKLEIVPKPPDLWGQLRAAAADAAREEPRLASQLNAVVLAHDNFAGALSFQIARKLGDAELGAMTVREVALSAFEADPGIVVAAEADLKAVQERDPAIRSLLQPFMYFKGFQALQAWRVAHWLWTQDRDTLAFHFQSRISELFQLDIHPAARIGSGVFLDHGTGIVIGETAVVGDEVSMLHAVTLGGTGAERGDRHPKIGRGVLLGAGAKVLGNITVGDYAKVASGSVVLKPVPAGCTVAGVPARLVNCPTDATPARTMDHTLADIAYDFVI; the protein is encoded by the coding sequence ATGGCCAAGCTGGAAATCGTGCCCAAACCGCCAGACCTGTGGGGCCAGCTGCGCGCCGCGGCCGCCGACGCCGCGCGCGAGGAGCCGCGCCTGGCGTCGCAGTTGAACGCCGTCGTCCTGGCCCATGACAACTTCGCCGGGGCGCTGAGCTTCCAGATCGCGCGCAAACTGGGCGACGCGGAACTGGGGGCCATGACGGTGCGCGAGGTGGCCCTGTCGGCCTTCGAGGCCGATCCCGGCATCGTCGTCGCCGCCGAGGCGGACCTGAAGGCGGTGCAGGAGCGCGATCCGGCGATCCGGTCGCTGTTGCAGCCCTTCATGTATTTTAAGGGGTTCCAGGCGCTGCAGGCGTGGCGCGTGGCGCACTGGCTGTGGACCCAGGACCGCGACACCCTAGCGTTTCACTTTCAGAGCCGGATCTCGGAGTTGTTCCAGCTGGACATCCACCCGGCGGCGCGGATCGGCTCGGGCGTCTTCCTGGACCACGGCACGGGCATCGTCATCGGCGAGACGGCGGTGGTCGGGGACGAGGTGTCCATGCTGCACGCCGTGACCCTGGGCGGGACCGGGGCCGAGCGCGGCGACCGTCACCCCAAGATCGGGCGCGGCGTCCTGCTGGGCGCCGGGGCCAAGGTGCTGGGCAACATCACGGTGGGCGACTACGCCAAGGTGGCGTCGGGCTCGGTGGTGCTGAAGCCGGTGCCGGCCGGCTGCACCGTGGCGGGGGTGCCGGCGCGGCTGGTCAACTGCCCGACCGACGCCACGCCCGCGCGGACCATGGATCATACCCTGGCCGACATCGCCTATGACTTCGTGATCTGA
- a CDS encoding DUF3126 family protein: MKESDLKRVETHLKRTFNHGGIKVKARKVADSAEVYVDDEFIGVIFEDEDEAGSFMFEMAILAEDLPE; the protein is encoded by the coding sequence GTGAAAGAATCCGATCTGAAGCGCGTCGAGACGCACCTGAAGCGCACCTTCAACCACGGCGGCATCAAGGTGAAGGCCCGTAAGGTCGCCGACTCGGCCGAGGTCTATGTCGACGACGAGTTCATCGGCGTGATCTTCGAGGACGAGGACGAGGCCGGCTCCTTCATGTTCGAAATGGCCATCCTGGCGGAAGACCTGCCGGAATAA
- a CDS encoding 50S ribosomal protein L11 methyltransferase, translating to MSESAVQVIARGDRAPAEAAAAAIDANPLLEGATYSILEEDEDKGIWRIDAFPTTDEEAEGIAEILRATPGLEVIVEKLADADWLAMSLSGLPPVEAGRFFVYGAHDQGKVPEGRVNLKIDAGAAFGTGHHGTTVGCLEAFDKLLETESFEKVLDVGCGTGVLAIAAAKTGSPIAVGTDIDEPSARIANENAQINDAKCEFYFADGLSDARIAQHAPYDLVFANILAAPLVFLAPEIGAALKSGGVAILSGLLRTQEERVLEAYLPLGFVVEQTIHHDAWSALQLRKK from the coding sequence ATGTCCGAATCCGCAGTTCAGGTGATCGCGCGCGGCGATCGCGCCCCGGCCGAGGCCGCCGCCGCCGCCATCGACGCCAATCCGCTGCTGGAAGGCGCCACCTATTCGATCCTGGAAGAGGACGAGGACAAGGGCATCTGGCGCATCGACGCCTTCCCGACGACGGACGAGGAAGCCGAGGGCATCGCCGAGATCCTGCGCGCCACGCCGGGGCTGGAGGTGATCGTCGAGAAGCTGGCCGACGCCGACTGGCTGGCCATGAGCCTGTCGGGCCTGCCGCCGGTCGAGGCCGGGCGCTTCTTCGTCTATGGCGCGCACGATCAGGGCAAGGTGCCCGAGGGGCGGGTCAACCTGAAGATCGACGCCGGCGCCGCCTTCGGCACGGGCCACCACGGCACGACGGTCGGCTGCCTGGAGGCTTTCGACAAGCTGCTGGAGACCGAGAGCTTCGAGAAGGTGCTGGACGTCGGCTGCGGCACGGGCGTGCTGGCCATCGCCGCCGCCAAGACGGGCTCGCCCATCGCCGTCGGCACCGACATCGACGAGCCCTCGGCCCGCATCGCCAACGAGAACGCCCAGATCAACGACGCCAAGTGCGAGTTCTACTTCGCCGACGGCCTGAGCGATGCGCGCATCGCCCAGCACGCCCCCTATGACCTGGTCTTCGCCAATATCCTGGCTGCGCCGCTGGTGTTCCTGGCGCCCGAGATCGGCGCGGCGCTGAAGTCGGGCGGCGTCGCCATCCTGTCGGGCCTGCTGCGCACCCAGGAAGAGCGGGTGCTGGAAGCCTATCTGCCGCTGGGCTTCGTGGTGGAGCAGACGATCCATCACGACGCCTGGAGCGCGCTGCAACTGCGCAAGAAGTAG
- a CDS encoding aminopeptidase P family protein → MRQTFDETTDPSFGAKHLPLLRAEMAKQGLDGLLVPHEDEHQNEYLPDANERLAWVSGFTGSAGAGVVLRDRAAIFVDGRYTVQVKAQTDEALFERQPLNKLADWLAAVPSGSVIGYDPRLHSPDALATLRAAVDKAGATLKAVEANPIDLAWGEARPAQPQAPVVPHEDRYSGEDAASKRARIGKAIADAGAEAAVLTAPSSLAWLFNIRGGDVIRTPLPLGQAVVKADGTASVFLDPAKVTNELPGWLGDAVTLEAPEALPGALDALSGRKVMIDPAVSSAWYFDRLEAAGADIVRGMDPCALPRAQKNDVEIEGSRQAHIRDGAALTRFLHWVDTVAQKDLPDERAVVEALEGFREATGMLKDLSFDTIAGVGPNGALPHYKPVGAKIRPMEKGSLLLVDGGGQYLDGTTDVTRTMAIGEGTADQRRMFTLVLKGHIAMAVIRFPAGTSGRQLDAIARQPLWNAGFDFDHGTGHGVGSYLGVHEGPQRIAGWGTDQPLLTGMILSNEPGYYREGEWGIRIETLQVVTAPAQVPGGERPMHGFEQLTLAPLDRKLIDTALLTADERAYVDAYHAEVLAKVGPLLAEGVQKDEAALEWLKAQTAPL, encoded by the coding sequence ATGCGCCAGACATTCGACGAAACCACCGATCCGTCCTTCGGGGCCAAGCACCTGCCTCTGCTCCGCGCCGAGATGGCCAAGCAGGGCCTCGACGGCCTGCTGGTCCCGCATGAGGACGAGCACCAGAACGAATACCTGCCCGACGCCAATGAGCGGCTGGCCTGGGTCAGCGGCTTCACCGGCTCGGCCGGGGCGGGCGTGGTGCTGAGGGACCGGGCCGCGATCTTCGTCGACGGCCGCTATACGGTGCAGGTCAAGGCCCAGACGGACGAGGCTCTGTTCGAGCGTCAGCCGCTGAACAAACTGGCCGACTGGCTGGCGGCTGTGCCGTCGGGCTCGGTGATCGGCTATGATCCGCGCCTGCACAGCCCGGACGCCCTGGCGACCCTGCGGGCGGCGGTGGATAAAGCCGGGGCGACGCTGAAGGCGGTCGAGGCCAATCCGATCGACCTGGCCTGGGGCGAGGCCCGCCCGGCCCAGCCGCAGGCGCCGGTGGTGCCGCACGAGGATCGCTATTCCGGCGAGGACGCGGCGTCCAAGCGCGCCCGCATCGGCAAGGCCATCGCCGACGCCGGAGCCGAGGCCGCCGTGCTGACGGCGCCGTCGTCGCTGGCATGGCTGTTCAATATTCGGGGCGGCGACGTGATCCGCACGCCCCTGCCGCTGGGCCAGGCGGTGGTGAAGGCCGACGGGACCGCCAGCGTCTTCCTAGACCCGGCCAAGGTGACCAACGAACTGCCCGGCTGGCTGGGCGACGCCGTGACGCTGGAGGCGCCCGAGGCGCTGCCGGGCGCGCTGGACGCCCTGTCGGGGCGCAAGGTGATGATCGACCCGGCCGTGTCCTCGGCCTGGTATTTCGACCGGCTGGAAGCGGCGGGCGCGGACATTGTGCGCGGCATGGACCCCTGCGCCCTGCCGCGCGCCCAGAAGAACGACGTGGAAATCGAAGGCAGCCGTCAGGCGCACATCCGCGACGGCGCGGCCCTGACCCGCTTCCTGCACTGGGTGGACACGGTCGCGCAGAAGGACCTGCCGGACGAGCGGGCGGTGGTCGAGGCGCTGGAGGGCTTCCGCGAGGCGACCGGCATGCTGAAGGATCTGTCCTTCGACACCATCGCCGGGGTCGGGCCGAACGGCGCCCTGCCGCACTACAAGCCGGTCGGCGCCAAGATCCGGCCGATGGAGAAGGGCTCGCTGCTGCTGGTGGACGGGGGCGGTCAGTATCTGGACGGGACCACGGACGTGACCCGCACCATGGCCATCGGCGAGGGCACGGCCGACCAGCGCCGAATGTTCACTCTGGTCCTGAAGGGACACATCGCCATGGCGGTGATCCGCTTCCCGGCCGGGACGAGCGGGCGCCAGCTGGACGCCATCGCGCGCCAGCCGCTGTGGAACGCGGGCTTCGACTTCGACCACGGCACGGGCCACGGCGTGGGGTCGTATCTGGGCGTGCACGAAGGGCCGCAGCGCATCGCCGGCTGGGGCACGGACCAGCCGCTGCTGACCGGCATGATCCTGTCGAACGAGCCGGGCTATTACCGCGAAGGCGAGTGGGGCATCCGCATCGAGACGCTGCAGGTCGTCACGGCCCCGGCCCAGGTTCCGGGCGGCGAGCGGCCGATGCACGGCTTCGAGCAGCTGACGCTGGCGCCGCTGGATCGCAAGCTGATCGACACAGCGCTGCTGACGGCGGACGAGCGGGCTTACGTAGACGCCTATCATGCCGAGGTTCTGGCCAAGGTCGGGCCTCTGCTGGCCGAGGGCGTGCAGAAGGACGAGGCGGCGCTGGAGTGGCTGAAGGCGCAGACGGCGCCGCTCTGA
- a CDS encoding CidA/LrgA family protein → MIGAIALLLVCQLAGEVIHRLTGLPLPGSVIGMGLLLAWLALVPRERLTLTQVTGWLTAHLSIMFVPAAVGVMQEGAILSRYGLGIVVAVVVSTLLTLAVTALVFAAVAGREAQDSEEPAS, encoded by the coding sequence ATGATCGGCGCCATCGCCCTGCTGCTCGTCTGCCAGCTGGCGGGCGAGGTCATCCACCGGCTGACGGGCCTGCCCCTGCCGGGGTCGGTGATCGGCATGGGACTGCTGCTGGCCTGGTTGGCGCTGGTCCCGCGCGAGCGGCTGACGCTGACCCAGGTGACGGGGTGGCTGACGGCGCACCTGTCGATCATGTTCGTGCCCGCGGCCGTCGGGGTGATGCAGGAGGGGGCGATCCTGTCGCGCTATGGCCTTGGCATCGTCGTGGCGGTGGTGGTCTCGACCCTGCTGACCCTGGCGGTGACGGCGCTGGTCTTCGCCGCCGTGGCGGGGCGTGAGGCGCAGGATAGCGAGGAGCCCGCGTCGTGA
- a CDS encoding LrgB family protein, with translation MTDLIATPLLWLAVTLVVFEAADILSRRSGRHPLCHPVLWATPVLIGILLATKTPYATYAEATQVLGFLLGPAVVGLAVPIWAQRATIRRLAKPLTCALLAGAVTAIVSAVGIVWLFGAPVEILASIAPRATTTPVGMAVAAQLGGIPALAAVIVLMSGVIGAMTATPLLNLLRIKDYRARGFAVGVSAHGFGAARAFQVDQTAGAFASLGMALNAAATATILSIVAGLL, from the coding sequence GTGACCGATCTGATCGCGACGCCCCTGCTGTGGCTGGCGGTGACGCTGGTGGTGTTCGAGGCGGCCGACATCCTGTCGCGACGCAGTGGACGCCATCCCCTGTGCCATCCGGTGCTGTGGGCGACGCCGGTGCTGATCGGAATCCTGCTAGCGACGAAGACGCCCTATGCGACCTATGCCGAGGCGACCCAGGTGCTGGGCTTCCTGCTGGGACCGGCGGTGGTGGGGCTGGCCGTGCCGATCTGGGCGCAGCGGGCGACGATCCGGCGGCTGGCCAAGCCGCTGACCTGCGCCCTGCTGGCGGGAGCCGTGACGGCCATCGTCAGCGCCGTCGGCATCGTCTGGCTGTTCGGCGCGCCGGTCGAGATCCTGGCCTCCATCGCCCCGCGCGCCACGACCACGCCGGTCGGCATGGCGGTGGCGGCGCAACTGGGCGGCATACCGGCGCTGGCGGCGGTGATCGTGCTGATGTCGGGCGTGATCGGGGCGATGACGGCGACGCCGCTGCTGAACCTGCTGAGGATCAAGGATTACCGGGCGCGCGGCTTCGCGGTCGGCGTCTCTGCCCACGGCTTCGGCGCGGCGCGGGCGTTCCAGGTTGACCAGACGGCGGGGGCCTTCGCCAGCCTGGGCATGGCGCTGAACGCGGCGGCGACGGCGACCATCCTGTCCATCGTCGCCGGCCTGCTCTGA
- a CDS encoding DUF2147 domain-containing protein: MKPPLFLALAASLAALASPALAGDPTGLWQTPTNGGQVRIERCGQALCGTLVTSDHIRRDPNAHDERNKDQSLRGRTLRNLPMLSGFTGGPTEWRGGSVYNPADGGTYRGTITLTDADTLRLRGCIVAPLCKTQTWTRVR; encoded by the coding sequence ATGAAGCCCCCGCTGTTTCTCGCCCTTGCGGCAAGCTTGGCCGCCCTTGCTTCTCCCGCCCTGGCCGGCGACCCGACCGGTCTGTGGCAGACCCCGACCAACGGCGGCCAGGTGCGCATCGAGCGCTGCGGCCAGGCCCTGTGCGGGACCTTGGTGACCTCGGATCACATCCGCCGCGATCCCAATGCCCATGATGAGCGGAACAAGGACCAGTCCCTGCGCGGGCGCACCCTGCGCAACCTGCCGATGCTCAGCGGCTTCACCGGCGGCCCGACCGAATGGCGCGGCGGCTCGGTCTATAATCCAGCCGACGGCGGGACCTATCGCGGGACCATCACCCTGACGGACGCCGACACCCTGCGCCTGCGCGGCTGCATCGTCGCCCCCCTGTGCAAGACCCAGACCTGGACGCGAGTGCGCTAG
- a CDS encoding 3'-5' exonuclease — translation MHAVAIDFETANEQRASPCSIGLAWINDGVIESVEHHYIRPPGMRFAGFNIAFHGIGPEQVEDAEEFPAVLAAIAPRLEGRTVLAHNAAFDVSVIRNTCDHYGLAYPEFDYLCTVKLAQISWPDFTSHKLNNVCAELGVAFRHHDAAEDAFACASVALAALQLHQATCVASLAEAAGISLGRLNAVGYSPCSSARPKRTR, via the coding sequence ATGCACGCCGTCGCCATCGACTTCGAAACCGCCAACGAGCAGCGCGCCAGCCCCTGCTCCATCGGCCTGGCCTGGATCAACGACGGCGTCATCGAGTCCGTTGAGCACCACTACATCCGCCCGCCCGGGATGCGCTTCGCCGGCTTCAACATCGCCTTCCACGGCATCGGCCCCGAACAAGTGGAGGACGCCGAGGAGTTCCCCGCCGTCCTGGCCGCCATCGCGCCGCGTCTGGAAGGGCGGACGGTCCTGGCCCACAACGCTGCCTTCGACGTCAGCGTGATCCGCAACACCTGCGACCACTACGGCCTGGCCTATCCCGAGTTCGACTACCTGTGCACGGTCAAGCTGGCCCAGATCAGCTGGCCTGACTTCACCTCGCACAAGCTGAACAACGTCTGCGCCGAACTGGGGGTCGCCTTCCGCCACCACGACGCGGCCGAGGACGCCTTCGCCTGCGCCTCCGTGGCGCTGGCGGCGCTGCAACTGCATCAGGCGACCTGCGTCGCCTCCCTGGCCGAGGCCGCGGGAATCAGCCTGGGCCGCCTGAACGCCGTCGGCTACAGCCCGTGCTCCTCGGCTCGGCCGAAGCGGACGCGCTGA